Proteins encoded within one genomic window of Trichocoleus sp. FACHB-46:
- a CDS encoding ATP-binding protein, whose protein sequence is MTSIDEIIKREVNPFDLVNLKPGNFWGEQQDAAQTVDSIHQEAITEIEALVDLVAKDHVSRTVLLAGDSGSGKSYLLGRLKRTLNPKAFFAYIGPWADSDHIWRHILRYTVDSLMHNPEGQQDSQLLLWLKSLSAFTKRNLKQRVLNDSVWKLLQSDRKKFIKHLKNTYKSAGIYSPDIFFGILHDLTNPELYDSACEWLRGDDLSEESMQALKVRNCIDTEDAAKNILANFGRISTETQPIVICFDNLETCLFNQNGILNPQPLFNVNTTIHNDYLRNFVIIISVVTDIWKRSSVRIQQADKARLETTIQLKRINLEQAEALWTYRLGSLHHQAKPKPESRIYPLTKQLLEQSFPGTKTDPRNVLILGRQEYRKHKDSIGENLPDPDPEPDSQSEFQLLWQQEYQKTEQKITKIALLSAPELVRMLQEACIALGVKEARPKLLGGKYASYSLSYKHPQEKKQVGIIWTEDSNMTSFYTVMNACQTLVNKRTDHALYLIRAASVGTPKLVGQRIYQQIFTGNPHQHLKPNLPSVHTLATYYSFVNSALAGELVVAGTTTTLEQLQTLVRESKVLEGCALLKELKIMPEGSKPPLAPIKKYLLNLIKNQHFIGRKVLVDNTHGQFSDTDISHIGQLIEQFYRDNIIQIINPHEELDNQLVCWIPEKNIPV, encoded by the coding sequence ATGACATCGATTGATGAGATCATTAAGCGTGAAGTCAACCCCTTTGACTTGGTTAATCTGAAGCCTGGTAACTTTTGGGGTGAACAGCAAGATGCAGCCCAAACTGTGGATTCTATTCATCAAGAGGCCATTACTGAGATCGAAGCACTGGTTGATTTAGTTGCTAAAGATCACGTTAGTCGGACTGTTTTGCTAGCAGGTGATTCTGGTTCTGGCAAGAGCTATCTTTTGGGTCGGCTCAAGCGCACCCTGAATCCTAAAGCCTTTTTTGCCTATATTGGCCCTTGGGCAGACAGTGACCATATCTGGCGGCACATTCTCCGCTATACCGTCGATAGCTTAATGCACAACCCAGAGGGGCAGCAAGACTCTCAATTGCTACTCTGGCTGAAGAGCTTATCTGCCTTTACTAAGCGAAATCTTAAGCAGCGTGTACTCAATGATAGTGTTTGGAAATTGTTGCAAAGCGATCGCAAAAAATTTATCAAACACTTAAAAAACACCTACAAAAGTGCAGGAATTTATAGTCCCGATATCTTCTTTGGTATTCTTCACGATCTCACCAATCCTGAGCTTTATGATTCGGCTTGTGAATGGCTGCGCGGTGATGATTTAAGCGAAGAATCCATGCAAGCTCTTAAAGTTAGAAACTGCATTGATACAGAAGATGCAGCTAAAAATATTTTGGCAAATTTTGGTAGAATTTCCACCGAAACTCAACCCATTGTAATTTGCTTTGATAACTTAGAAACTTGTCTATTTAATCAAAATGGTATTCTCAACCCACAACCACTCTTTAATGTTAATACCACAATTCATAATGATTACCTAAGAAACTTTGTCATCATAATTAGTGTTGTTACAGATATCTGGAAGCGCAGCTCAGTTCGAATTCAACAAGCTGATAAAGCTCGTCTTGAGACAACTATTCAGCTTAAAAGAATTAACTTAGAGCAGGCAGAAGCATTATGGACTTATAGATTGGGGTCTTTGCATCATCAGGCGAAACCAAAACCAGAATCTAGGATTTATCCACTTACTAAGCAGCTTCTAGAACAAAGCTTTCCTGGTACTAAAACTGACCCTAGAAATGTCTTGATTTTAGGTAGACAGGAGTATCGAAAGCACAAAGATTCTATAGGTGAAAATCTTCCTGATCCTGATCCCGAGCCAGACTCACAATCTGAGTTTCAGTTGTTATGGCAGCAGGAATATCAAAAAACAGAGCAAAAAATTACCAAAATAGCTCTCTTATCTGCACCTGAGCTAGTTCGGATGTTACAAGAGGCTTGCATTGCTTTAGGTGTGAAAGAAGCTAGACCGAAGCTCCTAGGCGGGAAGTATGCCAGCTACTCCCTGAGCTATAAGCACCCCCAAGAGAAAAAGCAAGTAGGAATTATTTGGACAGAGGACTCAAATATGACTAGCTTCTATACGGTGATGAATGCTTGTCAGACTCTTGTGAATAAACGAACCGATCATGCTTTATATCTAATTCGTGCTGCTAGCGTAGGGACTCCTAAGCTTGTAGGTCAGCGCATCTACCAGCAGATTTTTACAGGAAATCCTCATCAGCACCTTAAGCCTAATTTGCCTTCTGTTCATACCTTGGCAACATACTATAGCTTTGTTAACTCTGCATTGGCAGGTGAGCTAGTAGTTGCAGGTACAACAACTACCTTGGAACAATTGCAAACCTTAGTTCGAGAATCAAAAGTTTTAGAAGGTTGTGCGCTGTTAAAGGAGTTAAAGATTATGCCGGAAGGGAGCAAGCCCCCCCTAGCCCCAATTAAAAAATATTTGCTGAACTTAATCAAAAACCAGCATTTTATAGGGCGAAAGGTTTTAGTCGATAATACTCATGGTCAGTTTTCTGATACAGATATATCTCACATTGGTCAACTAATCGAGCAGTTCTATAGAGACAACATAATCCAGATTATTAATCCTCACGAAGAGCTAGATAATCAACTGGTCTGTTGGATTCCAGAAAAAAATATTCCTGTTTAG
- a CDS encoding glycosyltransferase family 2 protein: MDSPQPDTFLPQVSVVIPIYNGETDLPELLACLRAQTYPRERVEYLLVDNASQDRTAEILQQAAESAQAEGWNLHHLTEAKIQSAYAARNTAIRAAIGEIFVFTDADCRPQPNWLELLVPPFAAPSNGLVVGEIVALPGTTLLERYADSRNLLSQKDTLAHSFCPYGQTANLAIRRQALEQVGLFRPYMTTGGDADICWRIQKQTEWQLYFAEQAIVQHRHRATLKDLKSQWQRYGRSNRYLHELYGVGLTRKHTWQESAYLLSRWFLKELPIQTGKTLLGKTSAIELISTPISVYCARARTAGQQAAKLSEQATEIEWL, translated from the coding sequence ATGGATAGCCCTCAGCCAGATACCTTCTTGCCTCAGGTTTCCGTTGTCATTCCAATCTACAACGGCGAAACCGATTTACCTGAACTTTTGGCTTGCCTTCGGGCTCAGACCTACCCTAGAGAACGGGTGGAGTATCTCTTAGTCGATAATGCTAGCCAAGACCGCACTGCTGAAATTTTGCAGCAAGCCGCTGAGTCCGCCCAAGCAGAAGGGTGGAACCTGCACCATCTCACCGAAGCCAAAATTCAAAGTGCCTATGCCGCCCGCAATACGGCCATTCGAGCTGCGATCGGAGAGATTTTTGTCTTTACTGATGCTGACTGCCGCCCCCAACCCAACTGGTTAGAGCTGCTTGTGCCACCCTTTGCTGCCCCCAGTAATGGGTTGGTTGTAGGTGAAATTGTTGCTCTGCCTGGCACCACCTTGTTAGAGCGCTACGCTGACAGCCGTAACCTCCTGAGCCAAAAAGATACTCTCGCTCACTCATTCTGTCCCTACGGCCAAACCGCCAACTTAGCCATTAGACGCCAAGCCTTGGAGCAAGTAGGATTATTTCGACCCTACATGACCACCGGGGGAGACGCTGACATTTGTTGGCGCATCCAGAAACAAACGGAATGGCAGCTCTATTTTGCCGAACAGGCGATCGTGCAACATCGTCATCGCGCTACTCTCAAAGACCTCAAAAGCCAGTGGCAACGCTATGGTCGCTCCAATCGTTACTTACACGAACTCTATGGCGTAGGCTTAACCCGCAAACACACCTGGCAGGAATCGGCCTATCTGCTTAGCCGCTGGTTCTTGAAGGAACTACCGATCCAGACAGGCAAAACGCTGCTTGGCAAAACTTCCGCGATCGAGCTGATCAGTACGCCCATTAGCGTCTACTGCGCCAGAGCCAGAACAGCGGGTCAGCAAGCTGCCAAGCTATCTGAGCAAGCCACAGAGATTGAATGGTTATAG
- a CDS encoding glycosyltransferase family 4 protein encodes MKILVLSCNTFPYPPSRGAAEGRTFNLLKYLHQRHEVTLVTERQRWTSDEDVEALQQWVSHLMVFPGEQSQAKPGLLSKVGRFVESVAKTTPPNVLKRYSPEVQAWVDTFVAAGKCDAIACEHSVNEVYIRPEFRQSVHTVVDVHSSVYGWVLNHLEHGASENPLRDRLYLPLLYRYEKRYCAKFSSLIATTEDDRQKLAAISPGSPITVVSNGVDLETFPYRPGDPGGQRLVFVGAMDSSHNIDAARFFALEVFPQVRQRYPEATLSLVGARPVAEVLALKDEPGVVVTGKVPSMVDYMHQATVCVVPLRVGLGIKTKTLESMAAGAPIVASDRGLEGLTVDGANVPLRALRANSVAEYVNAISQLFENPALRAELSHNARSMIETNYTWERAGQLYEQALLEA; translated from the coding sequence ATGAAAATTCTGGTGCTCTCCTGTAATACGTTCCCCTATCCCCCCAGCCGGGGAGCAGCGGAGGGCAGGACTTTTAATTTATTGAAATATCTGCATCAGCGCCATGAAGTGACGCTAGTGACTGAGCGGCAACGCTGGACCTCCGATGAAGATGTGGAAGCGCTGCAGCAATGGGTCAGCCACCTAATGGTGTTTCCTGGGGAGCAGTCTCAAGCCAAACCTGGCTTGCTGAGTAAAGTCGGCCGCTTCGTCGAGTCTGTGGCCAAAACCACACCCCCCAACGTCCTAAAACGATATTCCCCAGAAGTGCAAGCTTGGGTAGACACCTTTGTCGCCGCTGGGAAATGTGACGCGATCGCCTGTGAACACAGCGTCAATGAAGTTTATATTCGCCCGGAGTTTCGCCAATCTGTCCATACTGTCGTTGATGTGCATAGCTCGGTGTACGGTTGGGTGCTAAACCATCTAGAGCATGGGGCTTCGGAAAATCCGTTGCGCGATCGCCTCTACCTGCCCTTGCTCTATCGCTACGAGAAACGCTATTGCGCCAAGTTTTCGAGTCTCATTGCCACTACGGAAGACGATCGCCAAAAACTAGCGGCCATTTCCCCAGGCTCTCCCATTACCGTCGTTTCTAACGGCGTGGATTTAGAGACATTTCCCTATCGTCCTGGCGACCCAGGCGGCCAACGCTTGGTGTTTGTGGGCGCGATGGATTCTTCCCACAACATTGATGCCGCTCGCTTCTTTGCCTTAGAGGTGTTTCCCCAAGTCAGGCAGCGTTATCCAGAAGCTACCTTGAGCTTGGTGGGGGCGCGTCCCGTCGCGGAAGTTTTAGCCCTCAAAGATGAGCCTGGTGTGGTGGTCACGGGCAAAGTCCCGTCAATGGTGGACTACATGCACCAAGCGACAGTATGCGTCGTGCCCCTCCGCGTTGGTTTGGGCATTAAAACCAAAACCTTGGAGTCGATGGCAGCAGGCGCACCCATTGTGGCTAGCGATCGCGGCTTAGAGGGCTTAACTGTGGATGGAGCCAATGTGCCTCTGCGGGCGTTGCGAGCGAATTCTGTGGCTGAGTACGTCAACGCGATTAGCCAGTTGTTTGAAAATCCAGCTTTACGAGCAGAGCTTTCCCACAACGCGCGATCGATGATCGAAACCAATTACACTTGGGAGCGGGCGGGCCAACTTTACGAACAAGCCTTGTTAGAAGCTTAA
- a CDS encoding fatty acid desaturase translates to MTVSTVKPENLEFDAPASALRLKDILKTLPKECFQKNSRKAWSAALFSVAVVALGYWGLAVAPWFLLPVLWIFTGTALTGFFVIGHDCGHRSFAKRRWVNDLVGHLFMMPLIYPFHSWRILHNFHHTHTNKLDIDNAWQPFQTEYYDSLPRSLQNGYEGLRGRFWWVGSIVHWAGIHFTLAEFQPKDHSKVKLSVAVVLIFAAIAFPTLILTTGIWGFVKFWLMPWLVYHFWMSTFTLVHHTAPDIAFYPEEQWNAADSQLSGTVHCNYPGWVESLCHDINVHVPHHISTAIPSYNLRMAYQSLQQNWGNRLYKECNFSWALMKEITDQCHLYHPEACYRSFTDYRQGQ, encoded by the coding sequence ATGACCGTATCGACAGTAAAGCCTGAAAACCTAGAGTTTGATGCACCTGCTTCAGCTCTACGTCTCAAAGACATTTTGAAGACCTTACCGAAAGAATGTTTTCAAAAAAATAGCCGCAAGGCGTGGTCTGCTGCATTATTCAGCGTCGCTGTCGTGGCTCTAGGTTATTGGGGTTTAGCGGTTGCCCCTTGGTTTCTTCTACCTGTGCTCTGGATTTTTACAGGGACCGCGTTAACTGGTTTTTTTGTGATTGGTCATGACTGCGGCCATCGCTCTTTTGCCAAACGCCGCTGGGTGAATGATTTGGTGGGTCACTTGTTCATGATGCCCCTGATTTACCCCTTCCACAGTTGGCGCATTCTCCATAACTTCCACCACACCCATACCAACAAGCTGGATATTGATAACGCTTGGCAACCGTTCCAGACAGAGTATTACGATAGTTTGCCACGCTCACTCCAGAACGGCTATGAGGGGCTGCGGGGACGCTTCTGGTGGGTCGGTTCGATCGTGCATTGGGCAGGGATACACTTTACTCTGGCGGAGTTTCAACCCAAGGACCACTCCAAGGTTAAGTTGTCTGTGGCGGTTGTGTTGATTTTTGCCGCGATCGCTTTCCCCACTTTAATTTTGACAACAGGCATCTGGGGCTTTGTGAAGTTCTGGCTGATGCCTTGGCTGGTCTACCATTTCTGGATGAGCACGTTCACTTTAGTGCATCACACCGCACCAGATATTGCGTTTTATCCTGAAGAGCAATGGAATGCGGCTGATTCTCAGCTTTCCGGTACGGTGCATTGCAATTACCCAGGTTGGGTGGAGTCTTTGTGCCATGACATTAACGTGCATGTGCCGCACCACATTTCCACCGCAATTCCTTCCTACAACTTGCGGATGGCTTACCAAAGCTTGCAGCAGAACTGGGGCAATCGCTTGTACAAAGAGTGCAACTTTTCCTGGGCATTGATGAAAGAAATTACAGACCAATGCCACTTGTATCATCCTGAGGCTTGCTACCGCTCGTTTACGGACTATCGTCAAGGTCAATAG
- the thrC gene encoding threonine synthase — MTLSLSSANSSVGSAPKAISWPGLIEAYRPYLPVTDQTPVVTLHEGNTPLIPVPAIAEQIGRQVRVFVKYDGLNPTGSFKDRGMTLAISKAKEAGAKAVICASTGNTSAAAAAYARRGGMRAFVLIPEGYVALGKLAQALLYGAEVLAIQGNFDRALEIVREMAETHPVTLVNSVNPYRLEGQKTAAFEIVDVLGNAPDWLCIPVGNAGNISAYWMGFCQYHQEGRCDRLPQMMGFQAAGAAPLISGVPVEHPETLATAIRIGNPANWEKAIAVKDASQGAFNPVTDEEILEAYRLLASQEGVFCEPASAASVAGMLKVKDQIPTGATVVCVLTGNGLKDPDSAIKHSANQFKQGIAPDLTAVAQAMGF, encoded by the coding sequence GTGACTCTAAGCCTGTCCTCCGCTAATTCCTCTGTTGGATCTGCACCAAAGGCCATAAGTTGGCCAGGTCTGATTGAAGCTTACCGACCCTATCTACCCGTTACCGACCAGACTCCTGTAGTAACGCTGCATGAGGGCAATACTCCCCTGATTCCGGTCCCTGCGATCGCAGAGCAGATTGGTAGGCAGGTGCGGGTGTTCGTAAAATATGACGGTCTTAACCCTACTGGAAGTTTCAAAGATCGAGGCATGACTTTGGCAATTTCCAAAGCCAAAGAAGCGGGAGCGAAAGCTGTCATTTGTGCCAGTACGGGCAACACTTCAGCCGCCGCCGCCGCTTATGCCCGTCGGGGTGGCATGCGTGCCTTTGTCTTAATTCCCGAAGGCTATGTCGCCTTGGGTAAACTCGCTCAGGCTTTACTGTATGGCGCTGAAGTCCTAGCAATTCAAGGCAACTTCGATCGCGCCTTAGAGATTGTGCGGGAAATGGCCGAAACTCACCCCGTTACTTTGGTGAACTCGGTGAATCCCTACCGTTTGGAAGGACAGAAAACCGCCGCCTTTGAAATTGTGGATGTGCTAGGTAACGCCCCCGATTGGCTCTGCATTCCTGTCGGTAATGCAGGTAATATTTCTGCTTACTGGATGGGCTTTTGCCAGTACCACCAAGAGGGTCGCTGCGATCGCCTACCCCAAATGATGGGCTTCCAGGCCGCAGGTGCTGCCCCTCTAATTTCCGGCGTTCCGGTTGAGCATCCTGAAACACTGGCAACTGCTATTCGCATCGGCAATCCCGCGAATTGGGAAAAAGCGATCGCCGTTAAAGATGCCAGTCAAGGCGCTTTTAACCCCGTCACTGATGAAGAAATTCTAGAAGCTTATCGCCTCTTGGCTTCCCAAGAAGGTGTGTTCTGCGAACCTGCCAGCGCCGCATCAGTAGCAGGGATGCTAAAGGTGAAAGATCAAATTCCTACGGGAGCTACGGTGGTCTGTGTCCTGACAGGCAATGGCTTGAAAGATCCAGACTCAGCCATCAAACACAGCGCCAACCAGTTTAAACAGGGAATTGCGCCTGATTTAACGGCGGTAGCTCAAGCAATGGGCTTTTAG
- a CDS encoding HHL1-like protein, with translation MTSGGFGKAETPKKSVSKKAVKRTEASKQYDKMKTDGVPEFNIYMRIQGKKQWYPVGSIAVKRSSQINMAIYDSEKDLREGAFRLFPILRKNQANLEYGYRLKEFSDEPIQVAVKPEQAVANAFQSAIANVKDRFTSLFKRS, from the coding sequence GTGACGAGTGGTGGATTTGGTAAGGCAGAAACCCCAAAAAAGTCTGTTTCTAAGAAAGCTGTCAAGCGGACTGAAGCTTCGAAGCAGTACGACAAAATGAAGACTGATGGGGTGCCTGAGTTCAATATCTATATGCGAATTCAGGGTAAGAAGCAGTGGTATCCGGTCGGCTCGATCGCGGTGAAGCGTAGCAGCCAAATCAACATGGCAATCTACGACAGCGAGAAGGATTTGCGCGAAGGTGCATTCCGCCTATTCCCCATCCTCCGCAAAAATCAAGCCAATCTGGAATACGGCTATCGCTTGAAGGAATTTAGCGACGAACCGATCCAAGTTGCCGTAAAACCTGAGCAAGCAGTTGCCAATGCGTTCCAATCGGCGATCGCCAACGTCAAAGACCGCTTCACCTCTCTCTTCAAGCGCAGTTAA
- a CDS encoding glycosyltransferase family 2 protein, with amino-acid sequence MPKVSICIPTYNRANLLPYAVNSVLHQTYTDFELLICDDGSTDATPEVVSQWEDSRIRYIRHPVNIKRSKNMRSGFEAACGDYFIKFDDDDALTPEFLEKTVAVLDANPDVDFVCTNHWIINPAGEREEAATLANAAKWGKDKLSAGVIRNLIHETFVRQSLQVGSTLFRKACLDEVDFMRFEADGCEDFDLLVRLAIAGKQGYFLPEYLMEYRMHGGQNSLRQSIHFLRAKLFCLNSYHFDESDVERQRIKKAAGLKQDLALRLIEKGDTAEGRQLLQEANQVLGTSNRAKAGLVLSYLPESLRQVAFNLFRQVRTKDYAEQVRQVQTSS; translated from the coding sequence ATGCCTAAAGTTAGTATTTGCATTCCTACTTATAACCGAGCCAATCTGCTCCCCTACGCGGTTAATAGCGTTCTTCATCAAACTTACACAGATTTTGAGTTGCTAATTTGTGATGATGGCTCGACCGATGCGACCCCCGAGGTGGTGAGCCAGTGGGAGGATTCGCGGATTCGCTACATTCGTCATCCCGTCAATATTAAGCGCAGCAAGAACATGCGCTCTGGTTTTGAAGCGGCTTGCGGCGATTATTTCATCAAGTTTGACGACGATGATGCGCTAACGCCAGAGTTTTTAGAGAAAACGGTTGCTGTGTTGGACGCTAACCCGGATGTGGATTTTGTCTGCACGAATCATTGGATTATTAATCCAGCGGGAGAGCGAGAGGAAGCAGCGACATTGGCCAATGCTGCGAAGTGGGGCAAAGATAAGTTGTCAGCAGGTGTGATTCGCAATTTAATTCACGAAACGTTTGTGCGCCAGAGTTTACAGGTGGGCTCGACGCTATTTCGCAAAGCTTGCTTGGATGAAGTGGATTTCATGCGCTTTGAAGCGGATGGCTGTGAGGATTTTGATTTGTTGGTGCGGTTGGCGATCGCGGGGAAGCAGGGCTACTTTTTGCCAGAGTATTTGATGGAATACCGCATGCACGGGGGCCAAAACAGCCTGCGACAGAGTATCCATTTCTTAAGAGCCAAGCTGTTCTGCCTTAACAGCTACCACTTTGATGAGAGTGATGTGGAGCGGCAGCGGATCAAAAAAGCGGCAGGCTTGAAGCAAGATCTGGCTTTGAGGTTAATTGAGAAAGGCGACACAGCGGAAGGCCGTCAACTTTTGCAAGAAGCGAATCAAGTTTTGGGCACTTCTAACCGCGCTAAGGCAGGCTTGGTGCTCTCGTACCTACCAGAAAGTTTGCGCCAAGTTGCGTTTAATTTATTCCGCCAAGTGCGAACCAAGGACTACGCGGAGCAGGTACGCCAAGTACAAACTTCTAGCTAA
- a CDS encoding DNA translocase FtsK, producing the protein MPYVTKIEDIQAYITKFSLAKTLWLDTEVADWSTSKPRLSLIQVLVEPNNATHESTCILDVLDRPDLAADFIAKIMVHSHIEKVFHNACYDLKYLGGQQAQNVTCTLKLAKKIGKQVLGTTNLKLKTLATELCQFSDVDAEEQGSDWGRRSLTPKQLHYAAMDTVYLAAVHRCLLEKTDPEAVTRIFDMASNGTQKFKPKADPASLTATKVRVAFECPRLFYLHQKFGGNTLFIPTDGNINFGVGNAFHSLADAFVQLALREPQFQALMQSNADQLQVEEVAAQMQSLFYQLKFFPYLQEVSQKDPRQSPGLLKVWTGLQGLIKKFAELLIKNRLFCDAKTVIQKTFVTGDRKLEYVFTLPDGTQQRVAGEFDCLVYNFELQQQCVIEFKTYRPIDPSAQLAQVALYSYMLWAKNKIAVDSAVYCVLPEFQEYSYSWKQLESTVHQLIPHKLQQMQQWLMWEQNRLEPPPSTLEAQRCNICPQYEKCQTYFAVGDRSTTSDGGAKAIKPPIVKKIKLPEPNADEVGAALVDTLHSFKLGVDYQGAVTAPTFIRVKLKPHPGVKVASLLNRSADLQVQLGLANPPLITPQAGYVSVDLPRLNRQVAHFDHYIQPVYSSPTEPIKIAVGVDLNGQLIEADLSEPNTCHFLVGGTTGSGKSEFLRSLLLSLIFRHSPQNLKVALVDPKRVTFPEFESMPWLHSPIVKDTEPAIDLMTELVDEMEARYRRLEKARCGDIKAYNQQATQPLPRIVCIFDEYADFMAEKEASKELEQSIKRLGAKARAAGIHLIIATQRPEAKVVTPLIRSNLPGRVALRTASEADSTIILGGKQSEAAYLLGKGDLLYHSGAGLWRLQSLFAEKVTLPGNA; encoded by the coding sequence ATGCCTTATGTAACGAAGATTGAGGATATTCAAGCATATATCACTAAGTTTTCTTTGGCGAAGACCTTGTGGTTAGATACAGAAGTTGCGGATTGGAGTACTTCAAAACCTCGCCTTTCTTTAATTCAGGTTTTGGTTGAGCCAAATAATGCAACTCATGAATCAACTTGCATTCTTGACGTACTAGATAGACCTGATTTAGCGGCAGATTTTATTGCCAAAATTATGGTTCATTCTCATATCGAAAAAGTTTTTCATAATGCTTGCTATGACTTGAAGTATTTGGGAGGCCAACAAGCTCAGAACGTCACCTGCACTTTGAAGTTAGCCAAAAAGATTGGCAAACAAGTACTAGGCACTACTAACTTAAAGCTAAAAACCCTTGCTACTGAACTCTGCCAGTTTTCTGATGTAGATGCGGAAGAACAAGGTAGTGATTGGGGCAGGCGATCGCTCACGCCTAAGCAACTACACTATGCTGCGATGGATACCGTTTATCTTGCTGCTGTCCATCGCTGTTTGTTAGAGAAAACTGATCCAGAAGCTGTGACGAGAATTTTCGATATGGCATCTAACGGCACTCAGAAATTCAAACCGAAGGCTGATCCTGCTTCCTTAACTGCTACTAAGGTTCGGGTCGCGTTTGAGTGTCCGCGTCTTTTTTATCTGCATCAGAAGTTTGGTGGCAATACCCTTTTTATTCCCACGGATGGAAACATAAATTTTGGGGTAGGTAATGCTTTTCATAGTTTGGCTGATGCGTTTGTTCAGCTAGCGCTACGAGAGCCTCAATTTCAAGCGCTCATGCAATCTAATGCAGATCAGCTTCAAGTTGAAGAAGTAGCCGCCCAAATGCAATCGTTGTTTTATCAGCTGAAGTTTTTTCCCTATTTGCAAGAAGTGTCTCAAAAAGACCCGCGCCAATCTCCTGGGTTACTAAAGGTATGGACGGGTTTACAAGGACTAATCAAAAAATTTGCTGAGCTATTAATCAAGAATCGACTGTTCTGTGATGCAAAAACTGTTATTCAGAAAACTTTCGTTACTGGCGATCGCAAACTTGAGTACGTTTTTACATTGCCGGATGGTACACAACAACGAGTTGCTGGTGAATTTGACTGCTTAGTTTACAACTTTGAACTTCAGCAACAGTGTGTTATTGAATTCAAAACTTATCGGCCTATTGACCCTTCAGCTCAGTTAGCGCAAGTAGCACTATATAGCTATATGCTCTGGGCCAAGAATAAAATTGCTGTAGACTCTGCTGTTTACTGCGTTCTACCAGAGTTTCAAGAATATTCTTATTCTTGGAAGCAGCTAGAGAGCACTGTACACCAGCTCATTCCGCATAAGTTACAACAGATGCAGCAATGGCTGATGTGGGAGCAAAATCGGCTTGAACCCCCGCCATCCACTCTTGAGGCTCAACGTTGCAACATCTGCCCCCAATACGAAAAATGCCAAACTTACTTTGCAGTTGGCGATCGCTCCACTACTTCGGATGGGGGAGCTAAAGCGATCAAGCCACCTATTGTCAAAAAAATTAAGCTGCCAGAACCGAATGCCGATGAAGTGGGAGCAGCATTAGTAGATACTTTGCATTCTTTCAAGCTAGGAGTTGATTATCAAGGGGCAGTGACAGCTCCTACGTTTATTCGAGTCAAGCTAAAGCCACATCCTGGTGTTAAAGTTGCTTCACTTCTAAACCGCTCAGCAGACCTTCAAGTGCAGCTTGGCTTGGCGAATCCTCCCTTGATTACACCGCAAGCAGGTTATGTCAGCGTTGATCTACCGCGCTTAAATCGCCAAGTAGCTCACTTCGATCACTATATTCAGCCCGTTTATTCTTCCCCAACTGAACCTATCAAGATTGCGGTCGGTGTTGATCTCAACGGTCAGTTAATCGAAGCTGATTTGTCAGAGCCAAATACCTGCCACTTTTTAGTGGGTGGAACAACAGGTAGCGGTAAGAGCGAATTTTTGCGATCGCTGCTGTTAAGCTTGATTTTTCGGCACTCGCCCCAAAACCTCAAGGTTGCTCTAGTGGATCCCAAACGGGTAACGTTTCCTGAGTTTGAGTCCATGCCTTGGCTACACTCACCCATTGTCAAAGACACGGAGCCAGCTATTGACCTGATGACTGAACTGGTCGATGAAATGGAAGCTCGTTACAGGCGTTTAGAGAAAGCTAGATGTGGAGATATTAAAGCTTACAATCAGCAGGCAACTCAGCCTTTGCCACGCATTGTCTGCATTTTTGATGAGTATGCTGACTTCATGGCTGAAAAAGAAGCTAGCAAAGAACTAGAGCAAAGTATTAAGCGATTAGGAGCCAAGGCACGAGCAGCTGGAATTCATTTAATCATTGCCACACAGCGTCCAGAAGCCAAAGTCGTAACGCCTCTGATTCGATCCAACTTGCCAGGACGAGTTGCACTTCGCACAGCTAGCGAAGCGGATTCTACCATTATTTTGGGTGGCAAGCAGTCAGAAGCAGCCTACCTTTTAGGTAAAGGTGACTTGCTCTATCATTCGGGTGCTGGTTTGTGGCGGCTTCAAAGCCTATTTGCAGAAAAGGTGACTTTACCAGGAAATGCTTAA